GCGAAGGTAAAATCGTCTTCGGATGGACGGGAGTGGTATGGGGAGAGATTATGTTCGAGAATGTGCTGTTCATGCTAGATTGTTTCCGCCAGGTGGCGACCGAGCACGGGGATGTGGCGTTGCGGATAGCCGGTGGGGGACAGTTCATGCCGAGAGTGAGGGAGGTTATCGCGGAGAGGTACAGCGGGCTGGACATAAAGCTGGAAGGTTGGTTGCCGTACGAACAGATGCCGCGGTTCCTCTCAGGCGTTGACATTGGTCTTCTCCCTCTGATACAGAAGGTGAACCCCTGGGTGGAGAGCAAAAGCCCGACAAAATTATTCGAATACATGGCCATGGGGTTGCCGACCGTCGCCAGCAGGGTGGGGGAGCTGCGGCGTATCATATCGGACGGAAAGGATGGATTCCTAGCCGAGGGGAGGGATGAATTTATTGAGAGGATGTTGCTGCTCGTTACTGATAGCGATATGCGAATTCGCCTCGGCGAGAGGGCGCGGGATACAGTGACAGGAAAATATGATTTATCCTCTTTGGGAAAGAGATTGAGGGATATGCTACAGACCGAGGGCATTGTGCCTGAGGGGAGATGATGATGGGGAATAATAACAGACAACTTCTGGCCGGGATTGCCAGCGGATCAATGGCATACTGTGGGCCGGAACAGTTGCACATCGATCTGACAAATGCCTGCACTCTTCGTTGCCTCTGCTGCTGGCACCGCTCGCCCTTATTGCCCAAAGAAGGGGTGCTCCCTCACTGGGCCCCCGGCTTCAGCCTCCCCTATGAGAAGGTGCTACAGATTATTGATGATGCGGCCGCACTGCGTGTAAAAAGAATTATTTACAGCGGTGGCGGCGATCCACTTTGTTATCCGCGGCTGTGGGATGTACTGGAGGCAACAACATCAAAGGGCATAGAGGTCATACTTGTGAGCAATTTCACGAGCGCAGAGGAAGTAACGCTTCAGCGCATTATATCTGCGGGGGTTGCCCGCCTCGTGGTCAGCCTGTGGGCCGCGGATGAGGCAACATACAACCTTCTACATCCCGGCGTGCCGGCTGGCACATTTAAGCGAATACTCTCTCTGCTGAGCACCCTCAATAAACTCAGGACGGCAGGCACGCGACCAGATCTTGTTATTATGAATGTCATATGCAAAATGAATGTCGACAATGTTGAAACTATGGTGCGACTCGCACTGGATCTGGGCGCGAGTGAGATATGGTTCCAGCCCATCGATGTCGAGAGCGAGCATCTCAAGATGCTCCTCATGAATCAGCAGCAGATTGACGGCCTCATTGCCACGCTCGATAAATGCAAGCGGGTATATCAACCTCTTATAAAGAGGGGGCAGGAGAACCTGCTGGAATTTGGAGAATTTATTGAGAAGCTGAGAAACAGCAAGGCATCCGATGGCATTTTTCACTCGGATGTCATTAATAACATCCCCTGCTATATGGGTTGGGCCGAATGCCGTATCCTCGCAAACGGAGACGTCATCCCCTGTTGCAAAGCGGACAGATGTCCATTAGGGAATATCCTGCAATCAAGTTTTAGAGAGATCTGGTTATCAGAGCAGTATGCCGAATTTCGCAGGAAGGCAAAGACGCTCCCGAAAAGCGATAGATATTTTCTTAAAATTAATTGTGCGAAAATATGCGATGATTGGTGGCTGAATAAACAGATCCATGTGCGGTATCAAAGAATGGTATTGCAACATCCCGGGAGTGCCATATCGTGAAAATTACCCTTGTTTACACAGGGATCACTCAAATAGGTTTCTTCAGTTTCTATAGTGGTGCCATGGAAATGGATTCGAAACAAACACCGCTTGGACTACTATACCTGGGGGCGGGTTTGAAAGCGAAGGGGCACGATGTAAGTCTTCTGGATCTCCGTTTACTCACGAGCTTTAGCGAATATCGCAGAAGAGTCGCGGAACTCAATCCGGATATCGTCGGTATCGGCATATTGACTCCCAACCGCGACTACTCTTTTAGATGTGCCGAGATAGCCAAAGAGATGGGAAGGGTGGTTATCGGCGGTGGCGTGTACGCAACTGAGGGTGCCGAGAATATGGTGCAAAATGGGCATTTCGACTATGTGATAGTCGGAGAGGGCGATATCAGCCTGCCCAAGCTCATTGTGCAGATTCAAAATGGGAAGCCACCTCAGGAGAGAATTATTGACGGGGAGAGAGTTAAAAACCTTGACGATCTTGCTTTCCCTGACCTGGATCTTTATGATATGGAATTCATATCAACGCGGCCGTGGTGGCGCGGATTTCGCCCGCCTGCGGTTGGGATGATTTGCAGCAGGGGTTGCCCGGCCAAATGCACTTTCTGCTGGCCCCTTTCGACAAAGATGTTCGGGAGCAAAATTCGCTATCGTTCACTGGACAACATCATGGCAGAGATAATCAACTATAAGAAGCGATACGATATAAAGACGATTCATTTCTATGATGATACCTTTCCTGCGAATCAGAAGCTCCTAGTGGAATTCTGCGAGAAAATGCAAAAGGGGAATATGGATATTGATTGGACGATTAATTCACGGTCCGATACCTTTTCAGAAGAGATTGCCCGCGCCCTTTCCTCTGGGGGGTGCCGGATGGTCTCTTTTGGCTTTGAGAGCGGCTCGCAGAAGATGCTCGATTTCTTACAAAAGGGAATTTCCGTCGAGCAATCGTTCAGGGCCGCCGCATTGTGCAAGAAGTATAAGATCCCGTTTCTTGCCAACATCCTTGTGGGAATCCCCGGCGAAACAGAGAGCGATTATGAGGCGACATACCGGATGATCAAGAGGATGAAACCGGACCTGTTGTATTACAACACCCTGATGCCCACGCAGGGAACGGCAATCCACGATTATTGTAAAGAGCACGGACTTCTGAAAGAGATCAGGTCATTTGATGATTACAGTGTTTCCCCGCATCACGGTTTGATCAAGGGGGTAGATTATAATCTAGTGCGAAAGTGGTGGGAGATCATGTACAAGGGGAAAACAGGGTACTACCTTGCTCCATACCTGGAGCGCTTTGATCGAATAAAAAATGCTTTAGTGCGTCAATTGGGATATAGTCCGAATTATAATCGGTTTCATATATGAAGATATTGCGGGGAGTGTTTGAGGATGGGTTTGGGCTGGTGGAACAAAACATCCCTTTTTATTGAATTACCATCGAGGCAATGAGTCATGCGCTTCATTCGATATGTCTTCTCGTTGTCTATTCTAGCCACCATCTATTTCATCAGTTTCGATCTCAAGAGCAACGCCACTATTTTTATAGACGACGGTCTGGAGTACAGCAGGAGCGTCGAAAACGGTGGATTCCCAGCCGAGGGGAATGGGGAGTTCAGTGAAAAAATGTGGTTGCGTGCGCGAGATTCCGCACTAAGAGCGCAGATGGGAAAGCGAGCCCGTGAGAAAGCAGTGGTATTCTACGATCTACAACAGCTTGGTTCTGAATTAGTCGGGATTATCGAAGGACTGGGATATATCAATGCATGATTGTGTTACGCACTAGATCTTGCGTGTCTGAGGCTGTAGCCCTCTGGCGTGTTTGACCAGTTCCGAGTATGAAACTGGTTCGATCGCCACGGCTTGCTGAATAAGATTGAAAAGAACGGGGTCATCATCCCCGCGGACAAGAAAAAGAGGCAGAAAGAGGTGAGGGGAGATATCGTGTATGTCGCCGACACCGCCAACAAACGCGTGCAGAAATTTGACATCGCCGGCAAGTTCCGCGGCCAGTTCACCGTCATCGGCTGGGAGGAGTACTATACCGAGCCGTTTATCGCGCTCGACGGTGAGGGGCGGATCTGGGTCACGGACGGCTACAATAACCGCATAGAGATTTTCGATTCATCGGGCATGCTCTTCGGCCTCTGGTCCGGGAAAGGCTTCAAGCCCGGAGATTCCAACATCCCCAAGGGCATTTTTATCGGGGACGGCACAGTCTACATCAGCGACACCTATAACAACCGCATCCAGGTTTTTTCAGAGAAGATCATTTACCGGAAGTAGATCTATCCTCAGCTGCGTTTCACCATAACCGATCCGTCGTTCTCCAGGAGCAGATGGTGAGTGTGCCATACTGCCCTACTGTAGTGCCTGCGTGGGGTGAGTCGTGCAGGAGGGAATGCGAGTATCTCACGTTCGTGAGAATGCGTTTCTTATCAGCGAGAGAAGTCCGAGGATGTGGCGCTTGAAGTCCCACAGCGAGTACATTGAGAACAGCCTCTGGAGTAGGTAGCTGGGCCTGAGGTAGAATTTGAATATCGCCTCCCGCTTGAGTTCCATGATTTTTTCACGGGGCAAATGCGTGGTCGCCATCACGGCGTAGGTCCCCGATTGATCCATCTCCTGTACCCCCGGGACAATCATCTTTTCCCGGATCGCC
This window of the Candidatus Auribacterota bacterium genome carries:
- a CDS encoding NHL repeat-containing protein — encoded protein: MLNKIEKNGVIIPADKKKRQKEVRGDIVYVADTANKRVQKFDIAGKFRGQFTVIGWEEYYTEPFIALDGEGRIWVTDGYNNRIEIFDSSGMLFGLWSGKGFKPGDSNIPKGIFIGDGTVYISDTYNNRIQVFSEKIIYRK
- a CDS encoding radical SAM protein, which produces MGNNNRQLLAGIASGSMAYCGPEQLHIDLTNACTLRCLCCWHRSPLLPKEGVLPHWAPGFSLPYEKVLQIIDDAAALRVKRIIYSGGGDPLCYPRLWDVLEATTSKGIEVILVSNFTSAEEVTLQRIISAGVARLVVSLWAADEATYNLLHPGVPAGTFKRILSLLSTLNKLRTAGTRPDLVIMNVICKMNVDNVETMVRLALDLGASEIWFQPIDVESEHLKMLLMNQQQIDGLIATLDKCKRVYQPLIKRGQENLLEFGEFIEKLRNSKASDGIFHSDVINNIPCYMGWAECRILANGDVIPCCKADRCPLGNILQSSFREIWLSEQYAEFRRKAKTLPKSDRYFLKINCAKICDDWWLNKQIHVRYQRMVLQHPGSAIS
- a CDS encoding glycosyltransferase family 4 protein codes for the protein MKLLFIGLSGYSYPYVRVRCYGFAAELRKYGIRTSVLSFRDHLSGGLSELEMWDRGDRAKLAMNAKAFRRLVAERPGLLYIQKIHYNAAAPYLFSRMTGTPFVLDCDDWDEGIECMFKRPWLNALCFGHSQYPAILKIIASRARACVVSSHYLLERLSGFNKRVFLIPTGVDTVMFNPEIWRGGEGKIVFGWTGVVWGEIMFENVLFMLDCFRQVATEHGDVALRIAGGGQFMPRVREVIAERYSGLDIKLEGWLPYEQMPRFLSGVDIGLLPLIQKVNPWVESKSPTKLFEYMAMGLPTVASRVGELRRIISDGKDGFLAEGRDEFIERMLLLVTDSDMRIRLGERARDTVTGKYDLSSLGKRLRDMLQTEGIVPEGR
- a CDS encoding radical SAM protein yields the protein MDSKQTPLGLLYLGAGLKAKGHDVSLLDLRLLTSFSEYRRRVAELNPDIVGIGILTPNRDYSFRCAEIAKEMGRVVIGGGVYATEGAENMVQNGHFDYVIVGEGDISLPKLIVQIQNGKPPQERIIDGERVKNLDDLAFPDLDLYDMEFISTRPWWRGFRPPAVGMICSRGCPAKCTFCWPLSTKMFGSKIRYRSLDNIMAEIINYKKRYDIKTIHFYDDTFPANQKLLVEFCEKMQKGNMDIDWTINSRSDTFSEEIARALSSGGCRMVSFGFESGSQKMLDFLQKGISVEQSFRAAALCKKYKIPFLANILVGIPGETESDYEATYRMIKRMKPDLLYYNTLMPTQGTAIHDYCKEHGLLKEIRSFDDYSVSPHHGLIKGVDYNLVRKWWEIMYKGKTGYYLAPYLERFDRIKNALVRQLGYSPNYNRFHI